The Verrucomicrobiia bacterium genome includes a window with the following:
- a CDS encoding universal stress protein: MRILVGTDFSEQAVRAADAAAALANGWGESIVLAHAHNPASLGEISPEALGEIAEAAESSLKTEANRLRATGVTVLTDLMTGAPYACLIEKAKPEFIEMIVVSSYGRSTAGRWLLGSVSERTAEGAHVPTLVVKNSKPIEEWTAGERPLRVVIACDLTSASDAALRFVKRLQKIGPCELTAAYVDSPLEERARLGLRGDAYLTKNDPEVQRVNERDLRRKVESILGDAKCEIIVEPNLGRPDFAVAHLANLRQADLVITGTHQRHGLNRLRHASFSRGLLHTCRTNVLCVPIATSDSEKAVTPVSRILVSTDFSKLGNSAVSKAFGLSRAGGTVHLIHVLPPAESPEQLIGGQIRRRLPTKKELLKLKRQVEAKLAELVPADAVALGIESEIEIVEDNDPAKAIVQAAERFGADAICLATHGHTGLKGTVMGSVAQAVVKDSKRPVCLVKVDEES; encoded by the coding sequence ATGAGAATCCTGGTTGGAACAGACTTCTCGGAGCAGGCGGTGAGAGCTGCGGATGCCGCCGCCGCACTGGCCAATGGATGGGGAGAAAGCATCGTTCTCGCCCATGCTCACAATCCCGCCTCGCTTGGTGAAATCTCGCCTGAAGCATTGGGTGAGATCGCTGAAGCTGCGGAGTCGAGCCTCAAAACCGAAGCGAATCGCTTACGCGCCACAGGTGTCACCGTCTTGACGGACCTGATGACGGGCGCACCCTATGCATGTCTCATCGAAAAGGCGAAGCCGGAGTTCATCGAAATGATCGTGGTTTCATCCTATGGACGGAGCACGGCGGGACGCTGGCTGTTGGGCAGCGTCTCCGAGCGCACTGCTGAAGGCGCGCATGTGCCTACCTTGGTGGTGAAAAATTCCAAGCCCATTGAGGAATGGACCGCAGGCGAGCGGCCTTTGCGAGTGGTGATCGCGTGCGATCTCACTTCTGCTTCTGATGCGGCGCTGAGATTTGTGAAGCGGCTGCAAAAGATTGGTCCGTGCGAACTGACTGCGGCCTATGTGGATTCACCACTAGAAGAGCGAGCACGACTGGGGCTGAGAGGGGACGCCTACCTGACCAAGAACGATCCAGAGGTGCAACGCGTGAATGAGCGCGATCTGCGCAGGAAAGTGGAATCGATTCTCGGTGATGCCAAATGCGAGATCATCGTGGAGCCGAATTTGGGACGCCCCGATTTCGCGGTAGCACATCTGGCGAATCTGCGCCAAGCAGACCTGGTCATCACCGGAACGCATCAACGGCATGGCCTGAACCGTCTGCGGCACGCCTCGTTCTCACGTGGGCTGTTGCATACCTGCCGCACGAATGTGCTGTGCGTGCCAATCGCTACGAGCGATAGCGAGAAGGCCGTGACGCCGGTCAGTCGCATCCTGGTATCGACTGACTTCTCGAAGCTCGGAAACAGTGCGGTCAGCAAGGCGTTCGGGCTTTCACGCGCAGGCGGGACTGTGCATCTCATCCATGTGCTTCCGCCCGCTGAATCGCCGGAGCAATTGATCGGTGGACAAATCAGACGCCGGCTGCCGACCAAGAAGGAGTTGCTGAAACTCAAACGGCAAGTGGAAGCGAAGCTAGCGGAACTGGTGCCTGCGGATGCCGTGGCATTGGGAATCGAAAGCGAGATAGAAATCGTGGAAGACAATGATCCTGCGAAGGCGATCGTGCAGGCGGCGGAGCGGTTCGGGGCAGATGCGATCTGTCTCGCGACTCACGGGCATACGGGATTGAAGGGAACGGTTATGGGCTCCGTGGCGCAAGCGGTGGTGAAGGACAGCAAGAGGCCGGTTTGTCTGGTGAAGGTGGATGAGGAAAGTTGA
- the pstC gene encoding phosphate ABC transporter permease subunit PstC — translation MLMTPNKGSRSHGWMGLHRGHKARPLEWLVEKGIFLVASMTIVMVFLIFLFVAREAFPIFMGTMDSSSRTEQISIEQMQKLPPSELQKLLGVSAKEYAELDQDTIKLLMEVKIEEIAAAPKDKDVAVNTTNWRYLLLPYQWSDYDKPVYMWQPVSQIHKYNIIPLLIGSLKTTLVALLVSVPLSLGAAIYVSQLASPRIKEWLKPTIELLAGIPSVVMGFFALIVMATVLHNVFGYESRLNAFVAGIALGLAIIPVVFSIAEDALTSVPRAYTQAALALGSSRWQAAWQIVLPAALPGVFAAVVLGFGRAIGETMIVLMASGNAVIVSGSIFDSARTMTATIAAELAEAVFGGHHYRMLFMLGALLFVVTFLSNLLGDVIIHKLKNKLEGKH, via the coding sequence ATGCTGATGACCCCAAATAAAGGCTCCCGTTCCCATGGGTGGATGGGCTTGCACCGCGGTCACAAAGCCCGGCCTCTTGAGTGGCTGGTGGAGAAGGGGATTTTCCTCGTGGCCTCGATGACCATCGTCATGGTCTTCCTCATTTTCCTGTTCGTGGCACGCGAGGCCTTCCCCATTTTCATGGGGACGATGGACAGTTCCTCGCGCACAGAGCAGATCAGCATCGAGCAGATGCAGAAGCTGCCGCCCTCCGAATTGCAGAAACTGCTCGGCGTCAGCGCCAAGGAGTATGCCGAGCTGGACCAAGACACGATCAAACTCCTGATGGAAGTGAAGATCGAGGAGATCGCCGCTGCACCGAAAGACAAGGACGTGGCCGTGAACACCACGAACTGGCGATATTTGCTCCTGCCGTATCAGTGGAGCGACTATGACAAACCAGTTTACATGTGGCAGCCCGTCTCGCAGATCCATAAATACAACATCATCCCCCTGCTCATCGGCAGCTTGAAGACGACCTTGGTGGCGCTGCTGGTTTCTGTGCCGCTTTCGCTCGGTGCCGCCATCTATGTCTCGCAGTTGGCGAGCCCCCGGATCAAGGAATGGCTGAAACCCACGATCGAATTGCTGGCGGGCATCCCTTCGGTGGTGATGGGCTTTTTTGCCCTGATCGTGATGGCCACCGTCCTGCACAACGTTTTCGGTTATGAGTCGCGCTTGAATGCCTTTGTGGCCGGCATCGCCCTTGGGCTGGCCATCATCCCGGTGGTATTCTCCATTGCCGAAGATGCGCTCACCAGTGTGCCGCGGGCTTATACCCAGGCGGCACTGGCCCTGGGTTCCTCCCGCTGGCAGGCGGCGTGGCAGATCGTATTGCCGGCCGCACTTCCCGGTGTCTTTGCCGCCGTGGTGCTGGGCTTCGGTCGCGCCATCGGTGAGACGATGATCGTGCTGATGGCCAGTGGCAACGCGGTGATCGTCTCGGGCAGCATCTTTGATTCTGCCCGTACGATGACGGCGACCATCGCCGCCGAACTGGCGGAAGCGGTCTTCGGCGGCCATCATTACCGCATGCTGTTCATGTTGGGTGCGCTGCTGTTCGTGGTCACGTTCCTCTCGAACCTCTTGGGGGACGTCATCATCCATAAATTAAAAAACAAGCTGGAGGGAAAGCACTAG
- the phoU gene encoding phosphate signaling complex protein PhoU — MQQTHFERELGQLKERLLTMSSHATSSVANAVKALVERNDDLAREVIESDRVLDAIEVEIDEMAIHLLSKAPLASDLRLITVAMKCSHHLERVADESTTIARRSIELSQEPQLKPYVDLPRMATMALDMMNEALAAFVNRSPERARAVIPRDKEVDALNKQLHRELASYMIEKPTTITRCLNLMVISKSLERIADHATNIAEEVVYLFEAKDIRHTGKGQGTAPTETQPPAN, encoded by the coding sequence ATGCAGCAGACGCACTTCGAACGAGAACTGGGCCAGCTCAAGGAGCGGTTGCTCACCATGTCCAGCCATGCGACATCATCCGTGGCGAACGCTGTGAAAGCCCTTGTGGAACGCAACGACGATCTCGCCCGCGAGGTCATCGAATCAGACCGCGTGCTGGATGCCATCGAAGTCGAGATCGATGAGATGGCCATTCATCTTTTGAGCAAGGCCCCGCTCGCATCCGATCTCCGCCTTATCACTGTGGCCATGAAGTGCAGCCACCACTTGGAACGTGTAGCGGATGAGTCTACCACCATCGCCCGCCGCAGCATCGAGCTCAGTCAGGAACCCCAGCTAAAGCCCTATGTGGACCTTCCCCGCATGGCTACCATGGCGCTCGACATGATGAATGAGGCGCTCGCCGCCTTCGTGAACCGCAGCCCGGAACGCGCCCGTGCCGTCATCCCGCGTGATAAGGAAGTGGATGCCCTGAACAAGCAGCTCCATCGTGAACTGGCCAGCTATATGATCGAGAAGCCCACCACGATCACACGCTGCCTGAATCTGATGGTCATCTCCAAGAGCCTCGAACGCATCGCCGACCACGCCACGAACATCGCGGAAGAAGTCGTCTATCTCTTCGAAGCCAAGGACATCCGCCACACCGGCAAAGGGCAGGGGACTGCTCCGACTGAAACACAGCCTCCCGCGAATTGA
- a CDS encoding phosphate ABC transporter substrate-binding protein, producing the protein MKTLVAGLTGLLLAAQGALAGNITVKGSDTLVILGQKWAEVYMAKNPDTKIQVTGGGSGTGFAALQNKTTDLANASRPIKPKESTACVVAFKARPKEYKVCLDGLSVYVHEKNPVKELSLEQLEGIFTGKITNWKDVGGADMNIVVYSRENSSGTYEFFKDHVLQGKDFTARAQTMPGTAAVLQAVAKDEKSIGYGGAAYGAGAKHLMVKKDANSPAVEPTEENVVNGTYPIWRYLYIYLNPALDKGEIAAYLKWICSDEGQKVVKDVGYYPLPKQFRTN; encoded by the coding sequence ATGAAAACATTAGTCGCAGGCCTCACGGGTCTGCTGCTCGCCGCCCAAGGCGCGCTCGCTGGTAACATCACAGTCAAAGGCTCCGACACTTTGGTCATTCTCGGTCAAAAGTGGGCCGAGGTCTATATGGCCAAGAACCCGGATACCAAGATCCAGGTCACCGGTGGCGGTTCCGGCACCGGCTTTGCCGCGCTGCAGAACAAGACGACCGACTTGGCTAACGCTTCGCGCCCGATCAAGCCGAAAGAATCGACCGCCTGTGTGGTGGCCTTCAAGGCCCGGCCCAAGGAATACAAGGTCTGTCTGGACGGGCTCTCGGTCTATGTGCATGAGAAGAACCCGGTGAAAGAACTCAGCTTGGAGCAACTGGAGGGCATCTTCACCGGCAAAATCACCAACTGGAAGGACGTCGGCGGGGCGGATATGAACATCGTGGTTTACAGCCGCGAGAACAGTTCCGGCACCTACGAATTCTTTAAGGATCATGTGCTCCAGGGCAAGGACTTCACCGCGCGCGCCCAGACGATGCCCGGCACGGCCGCCGTTTTACAGGCCGTGGCCAAGGATGAAAAGAGCATCGGTTACGGCGGGGCCGCCTACGGTGCCGGAGCCAAGCACCTAATGGTCAAGAAGGACGCAAACAGCCCGGCCGTGGAACCGACGGAAGAGAACGTGGTCAATGGCACTTACCCCATTTGGCGCTACCTCTACATCTACCTGAACCCAGCTTTGGACAAGGGCGAGATCGCCGCCTATCTGAAATGGATCTGCAGCGATGAGGGCCAGAAGGTGGTCAAGGACGTGGGCTATTACCCCCTCCCGAAACAGTTCCGCACCAACTAA
- the pstB gene encoding phosphate ABC transporter ATP-binding protein PstB has product MAETNIPNLKVEVGANARGSSSGARSEPIIETKDLSLYYGQSKALKELSLTIKEKQVTAFIGPSGCGKSTFLRCFNRMNDLIDHVKITGQVKIAGHDIYGPDVDVIELRKRVGMVFQKSNPFPKSIYENIAYGLRLHGTKAKSELDDVVEKSLRGAALWDEVKDRLHSSALGLSGGQQQRLCIARAIAIKPEIILMDEPASALDPIATAKIEDLILDLKREFTIVIVTHNMQQAARISDYTAFFYIGELIEYDVTSKIFTNPGKKQTEDYVTGRFG; this is encoded by the coding sequence ATGGCTGAAACTAACATCCCCAATCTGAAAGTCGAAGTGGGCGCAAATGCCCGGGGCTCTTCGTCTGGTGCCAGGTCCGAACCCATCATTGAGACGAAGGATCTCTCCCTTTATTATGGCCAGTCGAAGGCGCTCAAGGAGCTTTCGCTGACCATCAAGGAGAAGCAGGTCACAGCCTTCATCGGACCTTCCGGCTGCGGCAAGTCCACCTTCCTGCGCTGCTTCAACCGCATGAACGACCTCATCGATCATGTGAAGATCACCGGCCAGGTGAAGATCGCGGGGCACGACATCTACGGGCCGGATGTGGACGTCATCGAGCTGCGCAAGCGCGTGGGCATGGTGTTCCAAAAGTCCAATCCCTTCCCCAAGTCCATCTACGAGAATATCGCCTACGGCTTGCGCCTGCATGGCACCAAGGCCAAGAGCGAGTTGGACGACGTGGTGGAGAAAAGTCTGCGCGGTGCGGCACTTTGGGACGAGGTCAAGGATCGTCTGCACTCCAGCGCTTTGGGACTCTCCGGTGGCCAGCAGCAGCGCCTGTGCATCGCCCGCGCCATCGCCATCAAGCCCGAGATCATCCTGATGGACGAGCCGGCCTCGGCGCTTGACCCGATCGCCACCGCGAAAATCGAGGACCTCATCCTCGACCTGAAACGCGAATTCACCATCGTCATCGTCACCCATAACATGCAGCAGGCCGCGCGCATCTCGGATTACACCGCGTTCTTCTACATCGGCGAGCTGATCGAATACGATGTCACCTCCAAGATCTTTACCAACCCCGGCAAGAAACAGACGGAAGACTACGTCACCGGCCGTTTCGGTTGA
- a CDS encoding four-helix bundle copper-binding protein yields MPQEKYLDCIEACNHCANECTYCANACLHEEDVKMMAKCIALDQDCSILCRTASLLMSADSPFAADICGVCAEACRACAEECRSHDMDHCQKCADMCERCAEQCEKMAAEMA; encoded by the coding sequence ATGCCACAAGAAAAGTATCTGGATTGTATCGAAGCCTGTAATCATTGCGCCAACGAATGCACCTATTGTGCTAACGCCTGTCTGCACGAGGAGGACGTCAAGATGATGGCCAAATGCATCGCACTCGATCAAGACTGTTCGATTCTATGCCGGACAGCCTCCCTGCTAATGAGTGCTGATTCCCCATTCGCCGCTGATATTTGCGGCGTCTGCGCTGAAGCCTGTCGCGCCTGTGCGGAGGAATGCCGCAGCCATGATATGGATCATTGCCAGAAATGCGCCGACATGTGCGAGCGGTGCGCGGAGCAATGTGAGAAGATGGCTGCAGAAATGGCCTAG
- a CDS encoding alpha/beta fold hydrolase, whose amino-acid sequence MRRRRRKILFISGLLLLLGFVALNVVAYQHAWAMTHFVRDDNRRTAPPEQLTTGSKIKVLFTGVSIPRPENKRTPQDVGLEFVSYRFMGAKGLELEAWRIPHPAAKTVVILFHGYASAKDSQLDTVKALNEMGAECWLVDFHGSGGSGGDTTSIGWDEAKDVAASFRFVKVRSEGKKIVLLGSSLGAASILRAVAAEGVEPDGVILECPFNNLLETTQNRFRVMKLPSFPLAQLLVFWGGKQLGFDGFVHNPAEYAKAVKCPALLMNGDTDARVTLENIEEVRRNLPGAATFHVFKETGHESYLRKQPAEWKRLVRPYILTQNNNASLVCH is encoded by the coding sequence ATGCGGAGGCGGCGGCGCAAAATACTCTTCATCAGTGGATTGCTGCTTCTGCTTGGTTTCGTAGCCCTCAATGTGGTGGCGTATCAGCATGCTTGGGCGATGACGCATTTTGTGCGGGATGATAACCGGCGCACGGCACCTCCAGAACAGCTTACCACTGGGAGCAAGATCAAGGTGCTATTCACGGGAGTTTCCATTCCTCGGCCGGAAAACAAACGCACACCGCAAGATGTCGGATTGGAGTTTGTATCGTATCGGTTCATGGGAGCGAAGGGGTTGGAACTGGAGGCGTGGCGGATTCCTCATCCAGCAGCGAAAACGGTCGTGATATTGTTTCATGGATACGCTTCGGCGAAGGATTCACAACTGGATACAGTAAAGGCTTTGAACGAGATGGGTGCAGAATGTTGGTTGGTGGATTTTCACGGAAGCGGAGGTTCAGGAGGCGACACGACGAGCATCGGGTGGGATGAGGCGAAGGATGTGGCGGCGAGTTTTCGATTTGTGAAGGTGCGGTCAGAAGGGAAGAAGATCGTGCTCTTGGGGTCATCGCTCGGCGCGGCATCGATCCTGCGAGCGGTGGCGGCTGAGGGAGTGGAACCAGACGGTGTGATCTTGGAATGTCCGTTCAACAATCTGTTGGAGACCACGCAGAACCGGTTTCGCGTGATGAAGCTGCCGTCGTTTCCATTGGCGCAATTGCTGGTGTTCTGGGGCGGGAAACAGCTCGGGTTTGACGGGTTTGTGCATAATCCGGCGGAGTATGCGAAGGCGGTGAAGTGCCCTGCTCTGCTGATGAATGGGGATACGGATGCGCGAGTAACGCTGGAGAATATTGAAGAGGTGCGGAGGAACTTGCCGGGAGCCGCAACGTTTCATGTTTTTAAGGAGACGGGGCATGAATCATATCTCCGGAAACAGCCAGCAGAATGGAAGCGCCTCGTAAGACCATACATTTTGACTCAAAATAACAACGCAAGTCTTGTTTGCCATTAA
- the pstA gene encoding phosphate ABC transporter permease PstA — MDTQTPMLSFDRSGPAGRNFKAQKFDVWSFFFSGLTGFATLIILAMLAVILFNVLINGWSGMSWRFLSSSADQDMFDVNKAGVLPMIVGTTIRVILMTIFVIPVGVITAVYLTEYAHTTSIWTRIIRGAVNNLAGVPSIVFGLFGLGFFISYIGGSIDDNVLRTAEPVWGKPAILWASMTLAVMTLPVVIVATEESLKAIPQGLREASLALGATKLETIIKIVLPQALPGILTGGILSVSRAAGEVAPILFTGAAYYMASYPKALTDQFMDLGYHVFILSTQSPNIEQTRPILYATVLALLILTFALNIVAILVRAQMRRKMRLLGH, encoded by the coding sequence ATGGATACGCAAACTCCCATGCTGTCTTTTGACCGGTCTGGCCCGGCAGGCAGGAATTTCAAAGCTCAGAAGTTCGATGTCTGGTCTTTCTTTTTCAGCGGGCTGACGGGCTTTGCCACCCTGATCATCCTGGCGATGCTGGCCGTCATCCTTTTCAACGTCCTGATCAATGGCTGGTCCGGGATGTCCTGGCGGTTCCTCTCTTCCAGTGCAGACCAGGACATGTTCGATGTGAACAAGGCCGGGGTGCTGCCGATGATCGTCGGCACCACCATCCGCGTCATCCTCATGACCATTTTTGTGATTCCGGTCGGCGTCATCACGGCTGTTTACCTCACGGAGTACGCGCACACGACCTCCATCTGGACCCGCATCATCCGGGGCGCGGTGAACAACCTCGCCGGTGTGCCTTCCATCGTGTTCGGTCTTTTCGGACTCGGTTTTTTCATCAGCTATATTGGTGGCAGCATTGACGACAATGTGCTGCGGACCGCCGAGCCGGTCTGGGGCAAGCCGGCGATTCTCTGGGCTTCGATGACGTTGGCCGTCATGACGCTGCCCGTGGTGATTGTGGCCACGGAGGAATCCTTGAAAGCCATCCCGCAAGGATTGCGCGAGGCGAGTCTGGCACTGGGTGCCACCAAGCTGGAAACCATCATCAAGATCGTGTTGCCGCAGGCATTGCCGGGCATCCTGACCGGCGGCATCCTTTCGGTGAGCCGGGCGGCGGGTGAAGTCGCGCCCATCCTTTTCACCGGCGCCGCCTATTACATGGCGAGCTATCCCAAAGCATTGACGGACCAGTTCATGGACTTGGGCTATCACGTGTTCATCCTCTCCACGCAGTCGCCGAACATTGAGCAGACCCGGCCCATCCTGTATGCGACCGTACTGGCGTTGCTGATATTAACTTTTGCTTTGAATATCGTGGCGATCTTGGTCCGTGCGCAGATGCGCCGGAAGATGCGCCTCTTAGGTCATTGA
- a CDS encoding putative porin — protein MHKRPYMMAAGMAGLLALTAQTQAQSSDALLDKLVEKGILTVKEAGELREETDQGFSQALQTRMGMPEWVTAYKLGGDFRARYEGFYSGNATSADRNRFQYRLRYGVTANVLENMEVGFRLASIGDTAGNQISSNNTFDNNASKKGIAIDMAYGKWTPIDNGTWVTKFTVGKMENPLEINPTFVDQDYTPEGFGQQITYRVHENHDLQFNAGQFVLDESGTSADAYMLGAQLKWDARWSQKLQSSAGIMALTIPGRTVLGEAGSGLLDIGEGNTRVPAGGPPLYNFDPIIADASVTYTFDKAPFYNGAFPVRLAGSYLNNPSAPDSNEGYSVKLTLGKASKRKTWELSYELRELQADAIYEELPESDFNAYTQAAGPFGNRTGYVNGTNVRGHIIKAGYSPYDSFAIFVTLWMTENIHESPAGSDSNAQRLQVDAIWKF, from the coding sequence ATGCACAAACGTCCTTACATGATGGCGGCAGGAATGGCCGGGTTGCTGGCCCTTACCGCACAAACCCAGGCGCAATCTTCGGATGCCCTGCTGGATAAACTGGTGGAAAAAGGCATTTTGACCGTGAAGGAAGCAGGCGAACTGCGGGAAGAGACCGACCAAGGTTTCTCGCAGGCCTTGCAGACCCGCATGGGCATGCCGGAGTGGGTGACGGCCTACAAGCTGGGTGGCGATTTCCGCGCACGCTACGAAGGCTTCTACTCCGGTAACGCCACCTCCGCCGATCGCAACCGGTTTCAATATCGCCTCCGCTACGGCGTCACCGCCAATGTATTGGAGAACATGGAAGTGGGTTTCCGCCTCGCCAGCATCGGGGATACCGCCGGCAACCAAATCTCCTCCAACAACACTTTCGACAATAACGCATCCAAGAAGGGCATCGCCATCGACATGGCTTATGGCAAGTGGACGCCCATTGACAACGGCACCTGGGTCACGAAGTTCACGGTCGGCAAGATGGAGAACCCCTTGGAGATCAACCCGACCTTCGTGGATCAGGATTACACCCCGGAAGGCTTCGGCCAGCAGATCACCTATCGCGTGCATGAGAACCACGATCTGCAGTTCAATGCCGGTCAGTTCGTGCTGGATGAGAGCGGCACGTCGGCGGATGCTTACATGCTGGGCGCACAATTGAAGTGGGACGCCCGCTGGTCGCAGAAGCTGCAATCCAGTGCAGGCATCATGGCTCTGACCATCCCGGGTCGCACGGTGCTGGGAGAGGCCGGTTCCGGCCTGTTGGACATCGGTGAGGGCAATACCCGGGTCCCGGCCGGCGGCCCCCCATTGTATAACTTCGACCCCATCATCGCCGATGCCTCGGTGACCTATACTTTCGACAAGGCCCCGTTCTACAATGGTGCGTTCCCGGTGCGTCTGGCTGGTTCCTATCTGAACAACCCTTCGGCCCCCGACAGCAACGAGGGCTACTCGGTCAAGCTCACCTTGGGCAAGGCCAGCAAGCGCAAGACTTGGGAACTCAGCTATGAACTTCGCGAACTGCAGGCGGACGCCATCTATGAGGAATTGCCGGAATCGGACTTCAACGCCTACACCCAGGCGGCAGGCCCGTTCGGCAACCGCACCGGTTATGTGAACGGCACCAACGTGCGCGGTCACATCATCAAGGCCGGCTACTCGCCGTATGACTCGTTCGCGATCTTTGTCACCCTCTGGATGACGGAGAACATCCACGAAAGCCCCGCCGGTTCAGACAGCAACGCCCAGCGCTTGCAGGTGGACGCCATCTGGAAGTTCTAA
- a CDS encoding TolC family protein: MKRAFIKVRLLGVALLAIAFAFSPSALSAQEAASAEIQLAQAKKKKAKSAPKKGKAAVQQASNVRVIDLPTVLRLAGAQNLDVQLAQAQLSEAKAKHEIARQRFFPWIMPGLAYRRHDGQIQDVSGNMFTASKQSYNAGANISAQWELGDAIYGQLAEKQRAKAADHQFETATQANVYQAAQDYFELVKAGAQMGVAQESIRVANDYAKQLDGAVKAGLAFKGDQLRVQVQAERYQLSFRQSQERRRLASARLAQTLNLDPTIELAAADNELAPLNLLPANSALASLVVQAMNNRPEMKRQNSLLEAAKDEKQGTKYGPLIPTVGAQMYLGGLGGGVNDSWGNFKDTQDYQLLFGWKIGPGGLFDKGRIKASEARLEQAKILSEKAGDEIVRQVVEQHTRVNSLADQMKLAQQALDLAEKTVQLTRERKSFGIGVVLENIQAEQELNRVRNDYFEAVAEHNKAQYGLARAIGRPTP; the protein is encoded by the coding sequence ATGAAGCGCGCTTTCATAAAGGTTAGATTACTCGGCGTAGCTTTGCTGGCCATCGCCTTCGCCTTCAGTCCCTCCGCTCTGAGCGCCCAAGAAGCCGCCAGCGCGGAAATCCAGCTCGCCCAAGCGAAGAAGAAGAAAGCCAAGAGTGCGCCCAAGAAAGGGAAGGCTGCTGTACAGCAAGCCAGCAATGTGCGCGTCATCGATCTGCCCACCGTTTTGCGGCTCGCGGGAGCGCAGAATCTGGATGTGCAACTGGCCCAAGCCCAGTTGAGCGAGGCCAAGGCGAAGCATGAGATCGCCCGGCAACGCTTCTTCCCGTGGATCATGCCCGGCCTTGCCTACCGTCGCCATGACGGCCAGATCCAGGATGTCAGCGGCAATATGTTCACGGCGAGCAAACAGTCTTATAACGCTGGTGCGAATATCTCGGCTCAGTGGGAGCTGGGCGATGCTATCTATGGCCAGCTCGCCGAGAAGCAACGGGCCAAGGCGGCAGATCACCAGTTCGAAACAGCCACACAGGCCAATGTCTATCAGGCCGCCCAGGATTATTTTGAATTAGTGAAGGCCGGTGCCCAGATGGGGGTCGCACAGGAATCCATCCGCGTGGCAAATGACTACGCCAAGCAACTTGATGGCGCGGTAAAAGCCGGACTCGCCTTCAAAGGCGATCAATTGCGCGTGCAGGTGCAGGCGGAGCGTTATCAACTCTCCTTTCGACAATCACAGGAGCGTCGTCGGCTCGCGTCCGCCCGGCTGGCGCAGACGCTGAATCTCGACCCCACGATTGAACTCGCCGCCGCTGACAACGAACTCGCGCCTTTGAATCTTTTGCCTGCGAACAGCGCCTTGGCCTCACTGGTCGTCCAAGCCATGAACAACCGTCCAGAGATGAAGCGCCAGAACTCTCTGCTCGAAGCGGCCAAAGATGAAAAGCAGGGGACCAAATATGGCCCGCTGATTCCCACCGTGGGTGCGCAGATGTATCTCGGTGGCTTGGGTGGCGGTGTGAATGATAGCTGGGGCAACTTCAAAGACACGCAGGATTACCAGCTCCTTTTCGGCTGGAAGATCGGTCCCGGCGGTCTTTTTGACAAAGGCCGCATCAAGGCCAGCGAAGCCCGTCTGGAACAGGCGAAGATCCTGTCAGAAAAAGCCGGGGACGAGATTGTCCGTCAGGTCGTGGAACAACACACGCGCGTGAACTCGCTCGCCGACCAGATGAAGCTCGCTCAACAAGCCCTTGATCTTGCTGAGAAGACCGTGCAGCTCACTCGTGAACGCAAGAGCTTTGGTATCGGTGTCGTGCTGGAAAACATCCAGGCCGAGCAGGAACTCAATCGCGTTCGTAACGATTACTTCGAAGCCGTCGCCGAGCACAACAAGGCCCAATACGGTCTGGCCCGTGCCATCGGCCGCCCCACGCCTTAG